A window of the Pedobacter cryoconitis genome harbors these coding sequences:
- a CDS encoding TonB-dependent receptor translates to MSVKLTTVLMITFLLQAAASSNAQNLTFTKKNVAIKYIFREIRKQTGYNVLWEQDKLQAGKFIDANFKHASIDEVMKTCLSGQQLTYAVEANTIVIKPLSISLINKVISLFKDIEVRGKIIDEKGLPLPSVSIQIKGSKTWYKTDENGNFQFKVPNTDAILIFTYLGYKSQEIPVTQSGSMNITLLPVLADLTEVVVVGYGKQKKANLTGAVDAITSKQLENRPIANLGQGLQGLIPNLNISIANGKAGTAPEFNIRGYTSLNGGSPLILVDNVPFSASELLMLNSADVESISVLKDAASAAIYGSRAAFGVVLITTKSAKSSKLNVSVNTYTGIRTIGKLPEVVTDPYTVLQMKNEAAFPLYNPAYNAKLIEAARLRSLDPSLPNIMLDPSDPTKWFYIGNTDWLREGYNKTAATYNAGVTLSQKADKLSYYLSANYFSQNGIARDAKEKNNLYNMRGKVDMNVTKWLNIANNTMFSAGTYQAPTILDDQTYFQAINRSNITDIPKNPDGSWTAAGAGSLGAVKEGGRKNITNHTVQTTFSFDASLIKDVWSLKGDATFRRVDTLVRAYDIPVAYKTGPNLAPPLNSTSSASNRNINIKYDVVNLYTEAHKKLGNHFISGLLGYNQEHYINTNFYASRKSLISTAIPSVNLATGDQTITERIGEWAVQGIFYRLNYNFKEKYLLEFNGRYDGSSRFAPGQRWAFVPSASAGWLISEESFFKPVKEAIGMNQFKFRGSYGVLGNQASVNEYDYLALMDSKKNGQILDGKQPNYVNPPLAISSNFTWEKVSTINAGADLTFFKNKLELNLDKYTRYTKNMLVPGKLLPGVFGTASPTANSADLKTKGWEIKLSWRDVVQVGGSPLSYNATFALSDSRAYITRFDNPTKSFGRKSDGKSNYYEGMEIGEIWGLETEGFFQNAEELKNHANQTAVGTDDQRYQYFVGDIKFKDRNGDGKVDFGDKTVNNPGDLYKIGNSQIRLPYSVDLSAAWKGFDVRVFIQGVAKRDWYAEGSNIYFWGIYAQPWTNVTTQNMDHWSPETPNAYFPRVKAYSAEDTGEELGIPNTRYLQNAAYLRVKNITIGYTLPKSILKKLKLDNVHFYVSGENLFEYSKLKVKLDPEGLQGNIYPFQRTYSFGMNLNF, encoded by the coding sequence ATGAGCGTTAAACTTACTACAGTTTTAATGATTACGTTCCTGTTGCAGGCGGCAGCCAGCAGCAATGCCCAGAACCTCACTTTCACCAAAAAAAATGTAGCGATCAAGTATATTTTCAGGGAGATCAGAAAACAAACAGGTTACAATGTGCTTTGGGAGCAGGACAAGTTACAGGCCGGCAAATTCATCGACGCCAATTTTAAGCATGCTTCTATTGATGAGGTCATGAAAACATGTCTCTCAGGCCAGCAATTAACTTATGCTGTTGAAGCGAATACTATTGTGATTAAACCACTATCAATTTCCCTGATCAATAAGGTGATCAGCCTTTTTAAAGATATTGAGGTCAGAGGAAAGATCATAGATGAAAAAGGTTTGCCATTGCCTTCTGTTTCTATCCAGATCAAAGGCTCAAAAACCTGGTATAAAACAGATGAGAATGGAAATTTCCAATTTAAAGTACCCAATACGGATGCAATACTGATTTTCACTTATTTAGGCTATAAATCTCAGGAAATACCGGTTACGCAATCGGGTAGTATGAACATTACTTTATTACCAGTGCTGGCAGATTTAACTGAGGTAGTAGTAGTTGGATATGGTAAACAGAAAAAAGCTAACCTGACAGGAGCTGTAGATGCTATTACTTCCAAACAACTGGAAAACAGGCCTATCGCGAATCTTGGACAAGGTTTGCAAGGGCTGATCCCTAACCTGAATATTTCTATTGCCAATGGAAAAGCTGGTACTGCACCCGAGTTTAATATCCGGGGTTATACCTCTTTAAACGGTGGAAGCCCGCTGATTTTAGTTGACAATGTACCTTTCTCCGCTTCAGAACTCTTAATGTTAAACTCCGCTGATGTAGAAAGTATTTCTGTCCTGAAAGATGCGGCATCTGCGGCGATATATGGTTCAAGAGCCGCTTTTGGTGTCGTATTGATCACCACAAAATCTGCAAAAAGCAGCAAACTGAATGTAAGCGTGAATACTTATACAGGCATCAGAACAATCGGCAAATTACCCGAAGTAGTAACCGATCCTTATACAGTACTGCAAATGAAAAATGAGGCAGCATTTCCACTATACAATCCTGCTTATAACGCAAAATTAATTGAAGCTGCCCGTTTACGTTCTTTAGACCCTTCCCTGCCCAATATAATGCTCGATCCCAGTGATCCCACCAAATGGTTTTACATCGGTAATACAGACTGGTTGAGAGAAGGTTATAATAAAACCGCAGCGACCTATAACGCAGGTGTAACGCTCTCTCAAAAAGCGGATAAGCTAAGCTATTACCTGTCTGCAAATTACTTTAGCCAGAATGGAATTGCGCGTGATGCCAAAGAGAAAAACAACCTGTATAACATGCGGGGCAAAGTAGATATGAACGTTACAAAATGGTTAAACATTGCCAACAACACGATGTTTAGTGCAGGTACTTACCAGGCACCGACCATACTGGACGATCAGACTTATTTTCAGGCGATTAACCGGAGCAATATAACTGACATCCCTAAAAATCCAGATGGTTCATGGACAGCTGCGGGAGCAGGTTCACTGGGTGCGGTTAAAGAAGGCGGCAGAAAAAATATTACCAACCACACTGTTCAAACGACATTTTCTTTCGATGCTTCTTTAATTAAAGATGTATGGAGTTTAAAAGGTGATGCAACTTTCAGAAGGGTCGATACACTGGTCAGGGCTTACGATATTCCTGTAGCTTACAAAACAGGGCCAAATTTAGCACCTCCGTTAAATTCAACTTCCAGTGCATCCAACCGGAACATTAATATCAAATATGATGTAGTCAATTTATATACAGAAGCACATAAAAAACTGGGCAATCATTTTATTTCAGGGCTTTTAGGTTATAACCAGGAGCATTATATCAATACCAATTTCTATGCTTCCCGGAAATCGCTAATCTCCACTGCTATTCCTTCTGTAAATTTAGCTACTGGTGACCAAACCATTACCGAGAGAATCGGAGAATGGGCTGTACAGGGGATTTTTTACCGGCTGAATTACAATTTCAAAGAAAAATATCTGCTTGAATTTAACGGACGTTATGACGGTTCTTCCCGTTTTGCCCCTGGTCAAAGATGGGCTTTTGTGCCTTCTGCATCCGCAGGATGGTTAATTTCTGAAGAATCATTTTTCAAACCTGTAAAAGAAGCTATCGGAATGAACCAATTCAAGTTCAGAGGTTCTTATGGTGTACTCGGCAACCAGGCTTCTGTGAACGAATATGATTACCTGGCTTTAATGGACAGTAAAAAGAACGGTCAGATCTTAGATGGCAAGCAACCTAATTACGTGAATCCACCACTGGCTATCTCCAGTAATTTCACCTGGGAAAAGGTTTCTACCATCAATGCCGGTGCAGACCTGACCTTTTTCAAGAATAAACTGGAATTGAACCTTGATAAATATACCAGGTACACGAAAAACATGCTTGTTCCCGGAAAATTATTACCGGGCGTGTTCGGAACAGCCTCCCCTACAGCCAACTCTGCGGATTTGAAAACCAAAGGCTGGGAGATTAAGTTGAGCTGGAGAGATGTAGTTCAGGTTGGAGGATCACCACTATCTTATAATGCGACCTTCGCTTTAAGCGATAGCCGCGCCTATATTACCCGCTTTGATAACCCAACCAAATCATTTGGCAGAAAAAGCGATGGTAAAAGCAATTATTATGAAGGAATGGAGATTGGCGAAATCTGGGGATTGGAAACTGAAGGATTTTTCCAGAATGCAGAAGAGTTAAAAAACCATGCGAACCAGACTGCTGTGGGTACGGACGATCAGCGTTATCAGTATTTTGTAGGTGATATTAAATTCAAAGACCGCAATGGTGATGGAAAAGTAGATTTTGGAGATAAAACGGTAAATAATCCGGGAGATCTTTATAAGATCGGAAACAGCCAGATCCGTCTTCCTTATAGTGTTGATTTATCCGCTGCATGGAAAGGATTTGATGTCAGAGTATTTATACAAGGTGTAGCCAAAAGAGACTGGTATGCAGAGGGAAGTAATATTTATTTCTGGGGTATTTATGCACAACCCTGGACGAATGTGACGACCCAGAATATGGATCACTGGTCACCTGAAACTCCAAATGCCTACTTCCCAAGGGTCAAAGCTTATTCGGCAGAAGATACAGGAGAAGAACTGGGTATCCCTAACACCAGATATCTGCAAAATGCGGCTTATTTAAGGGTTAAAAATATAACCATTGGCTATACGCTTCCTAAAAGCATATTGAAGAAACTCAAGCTGGATAATGTCCATTTCTATGTGAGTGGAGAGAATCTTTTTGAATATTCTAAACTGAAGGTAAAGCTGGATCCGGAAGGATTACAGGGGAATATTTATCCCTTTCAACGTACTTATTCATTTGGCATGAACCTTAATTTTTAA
- a CDS encoding FecR family protein produces MENERAKKLIAKYLKGDCTAEEKAIVESWYLNETANAQEEIEEPDDQDMEQQIWAKITTENHKKSLSRQRIYSYAAAAILLLTTALYFGTRSTSPIPQNGAADFTKTDINPGGNKALLTLADGSKIVLDDAVNGQIAKQSGCVITKTTTGQLVYTIQDNQAAALKTQALLNTIETPKGGQYQVNLPDGTKVWLNAASSLSFPARFSGLQRQVILKGEAYFEVAKNKHMPFIVKSEQQKIEVLGTHFNVSAYADERQSKTTLAEGSVKVSLTANNQEQVLKPGQQAIANNHIKVIPVDIEEALAWKDGLFMFNDEDLENIMKKVERWYDVQVDFQQADLRQKHFSGTVSRFGKVSQILKTLELTGSVHFKIEGRKIIVVK; encoded by the coding sequence ATGGAAAACGAAAGAGCGAAAAAATTAATAGCGAAATACCTGAAGGGCGATTGCACAGCGGAAGAGAAGGCCATCGTGGAAAGCTGGTATCTGAATGAGACTGCAAATGCGCAAGAGGAAATTGAAGAACCCGATGATCAGGATATGGAGCAGCAGATCTGGGCAAAGATCACCACAGAAAATCATAAAAAAAGTTTATCCAGACAGCGTATTTACAGCTATGCAGCAGCTGCTATCTTACTACTTACTACAGCACTGTATTTTGGAACCAGGTCAACCAGTCCTATTCCACAAAATGGAGCAGCAGATTTCACCAAAACAGATATTAATCCCGGTGGCAACAAGGCCCTTTTAACTTTAGCAGACGGTTCAAAAATTGTACTCGATGACGCGGTTAACGGGCAGATTGCCAAACAATCCGGCTGTGTCATTACTAAAACAACTACTGGTCAGCTCGTTTATACTATACAGGATAATCAGGCCGCAGCTCTTAAAACACAAGCACTGCTGAATACCATTGAAACCCCTAAAGGTGGTCAGTATCAGGTTAATTTGCCTGATGGAACCAAAGTATGGTTAAATGCAGCTTCTTCCTTAAGTTTCCCCGCCAGGTTCAGTGGTCTTCAACGCCAGGTTATTCTGAAAGGGGAAGCCTATTTCGAGGTAGCGAAAAACAAGCACATGCCCTTTATTGTGAAAAGTGAACAGCAAAAAATAGAAGTGCTGGGTACTCATTTTAACGTCAGTGCCTATGCAGATGAACGCCAAAGTAAAACAACGCTTGCTGAGGGAAGTGTAAAGGTATCCTTAACGGCAAACAACCAGGAGCAAGTATTAAAACCCGGGCAGCAAGCCATTGCTAACAATCACATTAAAGTTATCCCGGTTGATATAGAAGAGGCATTAGCCTGGAAAGACGGCCTTTTTATGTTTAATGATGAAGACCTGGAAAACATCATGAAAAAGGTAGAACGCTGGTATGATGTTCAAGTTGATTTCCAGCAGGCAGACCTGCGTCAAAAACATTTCAGTGGTACCGTATCCAGATTTGGGAAAGTCTCACAAATCTTAAAAACGCTTGAATTAACAGGATCAGTACATTTTAAAATAGAAGGGAGGAAGATTATAGTCGTCAAATAG
- a CDS encoding RNA polymerase sigma factor — MVTYDSLSDDELLALLRDRDHHAYAEIYKRYWNLLYRYSRKILQNEEEARDVIQDVFVMVWSKSGTLDLHTSLSSFLYASVRNSMLKLFERGKVKEKYMNSLEKFIDEGTNITDHLVRNRELASHIEKEIAKLPAKMREVFELSRKVNLSHKEIAFRMDISDKTVKKQMNNAIKILRLRLGALTAMLLFFHL; from the coding sequence ATGGTCACTTATGATTCGCTTTCAGACGATGAATTACTTGCGCTTTTAAGAGATCGCGATCATCATGCCTACGCAGAAATCTATAAAAGATACTGGAATTTATTATATCGCTATTCCCGGAAAATATTGCAAAATGAAGAAGAAGCAAGAGATGTTATTCAGGACGTCTTTGTGATGGTCTGGTCTAAATCCGGCACTTTAGATTTACATACTTCCTTATCGTCTTTCCTTTATGCCTCAGTCAGAAATAGTATGCTTAAATTATTTGAGCGCGGAAAGGTGAAAGAAAAATATATGAATTCCCTGGAAAAATTCATCGATGAAGGAACAAATATCACAGATCATCTGGTACGCAACCGCGAACTGGCCAGCCATATTGAAAAGGAGATTGCAAAACTACCTGCCAAAATGCGGGAAGTCTTTGAATTGAGCCGTAAAGTAAATTTATCCCATAAAGAGATCGCCTTCCGAATGGATATCTCCGATAAAACAGTAAAAAAACAGATGAACAACGCAATTAAAATTCTGCGTTTAAGGTTAGGTGCACTCACTGCAATGCTGCTGTTTTTTCATCTTTAA
- the serC gene encoding 3-phosphoserine/phosphohydroxythreonine transaminase, producing MTIQIKHNFGAGPCILPASVLEQAAEAVKNWDNSGLSILEVSHRSPKFEEVMRKTEELVRELLEVPEDYAVLFLQGGASTQFSMIPQNFLQKHQKAAYLDAGLFGHKSIKEAKYFGQVEVVGSSAGDNYSKVPEIGEVSKDTAYFHCTSNNTIEGTEMFEFPDLGVPLICDMSSDIFSRVIPISQFDLVYAGAQKNMGPAGMTLVLVKNELLDTVEHAVPSMSDYRIYRDNQSMFNTPPVYSIYVAMLNLQWLKANGGVAAIEKENIAKAALLYAEIERNPLFFGMADQAHRSRVNVCFKMHDLSREEDFLSFAAERGMVGIKGYRTAGGFRASLYNALRLDAVKALVACMQDYEKHSLLSYGNN from the coding sequence ATGACGATCCAGATTAAACATAATTTTGGGGCGGGGCCGTGTATCCTCCCTGCCAGCGTATTGGAACAAGCTGCCGAAGCAGTAAAAAACTGGGATAACAGTGGACTGTCTATCCTTGAAGTTTCCCACCGCTCTCCAAAATTCGAAGAAGTAATGCGCAAAACAGAAGAATTGGTAAGAGAACTTCTGGAAGTACCAGAAGATTATGCAGTACTGTTTTTACAAGGTGGGGCGAGTACACAATTCTCGATGATCCCACAAAATTTCTTACAGAAACATCAGAAAGCAGCTTATCTCGATGCTGGCTTATTCGGGCATAAATCTATTAAAGAGGCGAAATATTTTGGGCAGGTAGAGGTCGTTGGCTCTTCGGCCGGTGACAATTATTCCAAAGTACCTGAAATTGGGGAGGTCAGTAAAGATACTGCCTATTTTCACTGTACGTCCAATAATACTATTGAGGGGACAGAAATGTTCGAATTTCCTGATTTAGGTGTACCGCTGATCTGCGATATGTCTTCTGATATTTTTAGCCGGGTAATTCCGATCAGCCAGTTTGACCTGGTTTATGCTGGCGCACAGAAAAATATGGGCCCGGCAGGAATGACGCTGGTTTTAGTGAAAAATGAATTACTCGATACAGTGGAACATGCGGTTCCTTCGATGTCAGATTACCGGATTTACCGTGATAATCAAAGTATGTTCAATACACCACCTGTATATTCTATTTATGTGGCTATGTTAAACCTGCAATGGTTAAAAGCCAATGGTGGAGTTGCAGCAATTGAAAAAGAAAATATAGCTAAAGCTGCTTTATTATATGCAGAAATCGAGAGAAATCCGCTGTTTTTTGGAATGGCTGATCAGGCACACCGTTCCAGGGTTAATGTTTGTTTTAAAATGCATGACCTGTCCAGGGAAGAAGATTTTCTGTCTTTTGCCGCAGAAAGGGGGATGGTAGGTATCAAAGGCTACCGGACAGCCGGAGGTTTCAGGGCTTCACTTTACAATGCGTTAAGGCTGGACGCTGTAAAAGCACTGGTCGCTTGTATGCAGGATTACGAGAAACACAGTTTATTATCATATGGCAACAATTAG
- a CDS encoding DUF1015 family protein: MATIRPFVALRPQEVYLDKMLTLKASPCNGGSNGFIARMLDSGHPENKELTNAHLLANLKRMLLKGDFYQEEHPCIFIYEITKGSHTQTGVWAVTDLDDFDRGHIKTHESTLNCNSYSLMNYRNEVGLEGDPLLLTYRPNRTISSLLNQIKQAEASSVYYSNKIFHRIWRVYDLKTIRQLSLCFSELQHVYLADGHHRLVAAAKCRNIESKTLVEARNFNYISSFYLSSDQLSIKGSHRVIIPADDIYIDQVFRTLKKMFSVTKSPRNEPVIPLNPREFGLFMEEKWYRMVYKLVDKNVIPDACLLQQKVFEPLFNIENPETDTQLIAVGGADALSELQQILAENPSAIAFTLAVMNADQLMDIAQQGIVLPPKSTWIEPKVPFGLLLRKL; this comes from the coding sequence ATGGCAACAATTAGGCCTTTCGTAGCCTTAAGGCCTCAGGAAGTTTATTTAGATAAAATGTTAACCCTCAAAGCTTCTCCCTGTAATGGGGGGAGCAATGGGTTCATTGCCAGGATGCTGGATAGCGGACATCCTGAAAATAAAGAACTGACCAACGCGCATCTGCTGGCAAATCTGAAAAGAATGCTGCTTAAAGGTGATTTTTACCAGGAAGAGCATCCTTGTATTTTTATTTATGAAATCACAAAAGGCAGCCATACCCAAACAGGAGTCTGGGCGGTTACTGATCTGGATGATTTTGACCGCGGACATATCAAGACTCATGAATCTACCCTGAATTGTAATTCCTATAGTTTAATGAACTACCGGAATGAAGTAGGGCTGGAAGGAGATCCCCTATTGTTAACTTACCGGCCCAACCGGACAATCAGTTCGCTGCTGAACCAGATTAAGCAGGCAGAAGCCAGCTCTGTTTATTATTCCAATAAGATTTTTCACAGAATATGGCGGGTTTATGATTTAAAGACGATTCGCCAGCTAAGTTTATGCTTTTCAGAGTTACAGCATGTATATCTTGCAGATGGTCATCATCGCCTGGTGGCAGCGGCTAAATGCAGGAATATTGAATCTAAAACTTTAGTAGAGGCAAGGAATTTTAATTATATCTCTTCTTTTTATCTTTCCAGTGATCAATTGAGTATCAAAGGATCTCACCGGGTAATTATTCCGGCTGATGATATTTATATCGATCAGGTATTCCGGACATTGAAGAAGATGTTTTCTGTCACTAAATCACCACGAAATGAACCTGTAATCCCTTTAAACCCACGTGAATTTGGGCTGTTTATGGAAGAAAAATGGTACAGAATGGTTTATAAGCTGGTGGATAAAAATGTGATACCAGATGCTTGTCTGTTACAGCAAAAGGTATTTGAGCCTTTATTTAACATTGAAAATCCTGAAACTGATACGCAGTTAATTGCTGTAGGTGGCGCTGATGCATTGAGCGAACTTCAGCAGATTTTAGCAGAAAACCCTTCGGCTATTGCTTTCACACTGGCTGTGATGAATGCAGATCAGTTGATGGATATTGCACAGCAGGGAATTGTTCTGCCTCCAAAATCTACGTGGATAGAGCCGAAAGTCCCTTTTGGTTTATTGTTAAGGAAATTGTAG
- a CDS encoding GNAT family N-acetyltransferase, producing the protein MENQMIFVRVATLNDIRYADEIVKETEASAIIRGSGIAKRTPESIAQKMRDGKAVVAVTSSGQWVGFAYFQAYENNKFVSNSGLIVSPAFRNSGVAKAIKERVFKLSRRMYPEAKIISITSGAAIMKMNSALGFEPVTFADITHDEFFWEGCKSCVNYDILEGKKKCNCLCTAMLFDPEKEQADTIPAEVLRHFPMYFFRS; encoded by the coding sequence ATGGAGAATCAAATGATATTTGTGCGTGTTGCCACATTAAATGATATCAGATATGCCGATGAAATAGTTAAAGAAACCGAGGCCTCGGCAATTATCAGAGGGTCGGGAATTGCTAAACGTACTCCTGAATCAATAGCGCAAAAAATGCGTGATGGTAAAGCTGTTGTCGCTGTGACCAGCAGCGGACAGTGGGTAGGTTTCGCTTATTTTCAAGCCTATGAAAACAATAAATTCGTTTCCAACTCTGGTTTAATTGTTTCTCCTGCATTCAGGAATTCCGGCGTAGCCAAAGCAATTAAAGAAAGAGTTTTTAAGCTGTCCCGAAGGATGTATCCGGAGGCAAAAATTATCAGTATTACCTCAGGTGCAGCGATCATGAAAATGAACTCTGCCCTGGGGTTTGAGCCCGTTACCTTTGCTGATATTACCCATGATGAATTCTTTTGGGAGGGCTGTAAAAGCTGCGTAAACTATGACATTCTGGAAGGTAAGAAAAAATGTAACTGTTTGTGTACAGCTATGTTATTCGATCCCGAAAAAGAGCAGGCAGATACTATTCCTGCCGAAGTATTGAGACATTTTCCTATGTATTTTTTCAGAAGCTAA
- a CDS encoding M20 family metallo-hydrolase: MKTDFEYQTDQDSFFPYQVESFELLKKLISTPSFSGQEQVTANLIESFLQDNYVFTLRKHNNIWCYNLHFDHNKPTILLNSHHDTVRPTAAYTKDPFEPVVGDGKLYGLGSNDAGGALVSLIATFLHFFKRRDLPFNICLAATAEEENSGEKGLKSILDDLLPVSFAIVGEPTNMQMAIAEKGSMVLDCTAFGRSGHAAREEGDNAIYRALKDIQWFSSYVFPIESRVMGPVKMTVTEVNAGIQHNIIPAECKFTVDVRLTDAYTEKELLHIIQNHTFCEFTVRPGVLKPSCINQLHPIVKTGLSIGRAAYISPTSSDQGWLDMPSVKMGPGESARSHTADEFIYLEEIKEGMDIYVQLLESLFPYLVNNPEAKN, from the coding sequence ATGAAAACAGATTTTGAATACCAAACTGATCAGGATTCTTTCTTTCCATATCAAGTAGAATCCTTTGAATTATTAAAAAAGTTAATTTCAACCCCTTCTTTTAGCGGACAGGAACAAGTGACCGCAAACTTAATTGAATCATTTCTCCAGGATAACTATGTGTTTACTTTAAGAAAGCATAACAATATATGGTGTTATAATCTTCATTTTGACCATAACAAGCCTACCATTTTGTTGAATTCACACCATGATACGGTTCGGCCTACAGCGGCTTATACGAAAGATCCTTTTGAACCTGTTGTTGGTGATGGCAAGTTATATGGTTTAGGAAGTAATGATGCCGGAGGCGCATTGGTCTCGCTGATTGCGACTTTTCTTCATTTCTTTAAAAGAAGAGATTTGCCTTTTAATATTTGTTTAGCGGCAACGGCCGAAGAAGAGAATTCTGGTGAAAAAGGGCTTAAATCTATCTTAGATGATCTGCTTCCTGTTTCCTTTGCTATTGTCGGAGAGCCTACCAATATGCAAATGGCCATTGCAGAAAAGGGTTCAATGGTTTTGGATTGTACTGCTTTTGGACGTTCCGGACATGCAGCCCGCGAAGAGGGAGACAATGCGATTTACAGAGCGTTAAAAGATATTCAGTGGTTTTCTTCTTATGTGTTTCCTATTGAATCCAGGGTGATGGGCCCTGTGAAAATGACCGTTACCGAGGTAAATGCTGGTATACAACATAATATTATTCCTGCGGAATGTAAGTTCACGGTAGATGTCCGGTTAACAGATGCCTATACCGAAAAAGAACTTTTACATATTATTCAAAATCATACTTTCTGTGAGTTTACGGTTCGTCCGGGAGTATTGAAGCCTTCTTGTATCAACCAGCTTCATCCGATCGTTAAAACCGGGCTTTCTATTGGCAGGGCAGCTTATATTTCTCCAACAAGTTCTGATCAGGGCTGGCTGGATATGCCTTCGGTTAAAATGGGGCCTGGTGAATCTGCCCGTTCTCATACAGCAGACGAGTTTATTTACCTCGAAGAGATTAAAGAGGGGATGGATATTTATGTGCAATTACTGGAATCTTTATTCCCTTACCTGGTGAATAACCCGGAAGCTAAAAATTAA
- the fucP gene encoding L-fucose:H+ symporter permease, with translation MRKNQFAVVLIISLFFLWGFALNLNPILIPHLKKACQLSDTQSAFIDSASYIAYFLLAIPAGKFMKRFGYKGGIVLGLLLFATGAFLFYPAAVTRSYVFFLIALFIIASGLAFLETAANPYITVLGDEKGATQRLNFAQSFNGLASTLAPFLGGMFILSGQTLDAKAEAAMSPEQLNTYLNHEASSVKIPFLIIGAVVLLVAVFLIRTPLPEIEDREGDSDSGGSLLKEKNLMLGVTAQFFYVGAQVCVASFFIRFSAQVAGIAEKSAALYLSGALLGFMAGRFIGTFLMQYISPSKLLAIYSVINIALIFAAVTTTGMTAVYALLGVEFFMSIMFPTIFSLSIRGLGSRMKEGSSLVIMAIVGGAVFPVIMGKVSDMTNIHTAYIVPAACFAVVLYFALTNLKVKKIKLTTAH, from the coding sequence ATGAGAAAGAATCAATTTGCTGTAGTGCTGATCATCTCCCTGTTTTTTTTGTGGGGCTTCGCACTTAATTTAAATCCTATCCTTATCCCTCATTTAAAGAAAGCATGTCAGCTTTCTGATACACAATCTGCATTTATAGACTCTGCTTCTTATATCGCTTATTTCCTGCTGGCAATTCCTGCTGGTAAATTCATGAAAAGGTTTGGCTATAAAGGGGGGATTGTATTAGGTTTATTGTTATTTGCTACAGGGGCATTTCTTTTTTATCCAGCAGCAGTCACCAGGTCTTATGTATTCTTTTTAATTGCACTTTTTATTATAGCCAGCGGACTCGCTTTCCTGGAAACTGCCGCTAATCCCTATATTACAGTACTGGGGGATGAAAAAGGCGCGACACAACGTTTGAACTTTGCACAATCTTTCAATGGCCTTGCCTCTACGCTCGCACCATTTTTAGGGGGGATGTTTATTCTCTCCGGGCAAACACTGGATGCAAAAGCAGAAGCTGCAATGAGTCCGGAACAGCTGAATACTTATTTAAACCATGAAGCCTCTTCTGTTAAAATACCATTTTTAATTATCGGAGCGGTGGTCTTATTGGTTGCTGTTTTTCTGATCAGAACCCCATTACCAGAAATTGAAGATCGTGAAGGAGATTCAGACAGCGGTGGCTCTTTATTAAAGGAGAAAAACCTGATGCTTGGGGTAACTGCCCAGTTTTTTTATGTTGGCGCACAGGTTTGTGTAGCAAGTTTTTTTATCCGGTTCTCTGCACAAGTGGCGGGAATCGCTGAGAAATCGGCCGCATTATATCTTTCTGGTGCATTGCTTGGATTTATGGCCGGCCGTTTTATAGGAACTTTCTTAATGCAGTATATTTCTCCTTCCAAACTTCTGGCAATTTATAGCGTAATTAACATTGCCTTGATTTTTGCTGCGGTAACCACTACGGGTATGACAGCGGTCTATGCTTTATTAGGCGTTGAGTTCTTTATGTCTATTATGTTCCCGACTATATTCTCGCTGAGTATCCGCGGACTGGGTTCCAGAATGAAAGAAGGTTCTTCTCTGGTGATTATGGCTATTGTCGGGGGAGCAGTATTTCCTGTGATCATGGGTAAGGTATCCGATATGACCAATATCCATACAGCTTATATTGTACCAGCGGCGTGTTTTGCAGTCGTTCTATATTTCGCACTGACTAACCTGAAAGTAAAGAAAATCAAATTGACCACGGCACATTAA